ATTTAATGTAAAATTATGGAGTGTACAAAATGAACAGGTTTAAACAATGGCTTACAGTTTAGATTTGAGGCAAAGAGTAGTAGCTTATATAGAAGCTGGAGGAAAAATAACTGAGGCTTCCAAGATATATAAAATAGGAAAAGCCTCGATATACAGATGGTTAAATAGAGTAGATTTAAGCCCAACAAAAGTAGAGCGTCGCCATAGGAAATTAGACTGGGAAGCTCTAAAAAAAGACGTAGAAGAAAATCCCGATGCAAGATTGATAGACAGAGCCAAGAAATTTGGAGTGAGGCCGAGTGCCGTATATTACGCATTAAAGAAAATGAAAATAAACAGAAAAAAAAAAGAACTACGTTATCGAGAAAGAAACCGGGAGGAACGAGTTAAGTACTATAGAATGTTAAGAGAACTAATTAAGCTCTATGGTAGTCAAGCTATAGTTTACATAGATGAATCTGGATTCGAAGCAATCCAGGCTTGTATTTATGCCTGGTCAAAAAAAGGAAAAAAAGTTTATGGAGATAGACAAGGAAAAAGGGGAGTCAGAGAAAATCTAGTAGCAGGGAGAAGAAAAGGAAAAAAAGATTTGATTGCGCCGATGGTTTTTACCGGGAGTTTGAATGCAGAAGGCTTTGAAGGATGGTTAAATTTATATTTGCTATCCTCCCTCGACATTCCATCAATATTAATAATGGATAATGCTCCTATTCATCGTAAAACTGCCATTAAAGAATTGGCTAAAGAAGCAGGTCATGAAGTTCTTTTTTTGCCGAAATATTCTCCTGATTTAAATGATATTGAGCATGACTTTAGTGCCTTGAAACGAGCTAGAATGTACGCTCCTATTGACACGTCTCTTGATGAAATTATCCGTTCTTACTGTGGCGTTTAGCGTCTCAGCTTTATTTGAAACTACTACATTATCGGAACAACATTAATCAATTTCGGACGGCCACCGTTCCTCTAGTTGACCAGCATTAACTTTGAGAATCTGGGCCGATCGCCGCCAGCGGTCATCAAAACGACTTAAATGGGTGGTGGTGATCAGGGTTTGAAAACGATCCTCAATGGCCATTAACAATTGTCCCTGGCGATCGAGGTCTAATTCCGCCAAGACATCGTCCAATAACAACAGTGGTGGTTCTCCAATAACCGTTTCAATCAAGCTCAATTCCGCCAATTTTAATGCTAGGACTAGAGTTCTTTGCTGTCCCTGGGAGCCATAGGTTCTAGCGGGAGTGTCGTCGAGGACAAACCCCACTTCGTCCCGATGGGGCCCCACCACCGTTGTCCCCAGATGTAATTCTGCCGATCGCCGTTGGGCTAATTTTTCTAAAAAAGCCTGGTGCACCACTTCCGGATCATCCCCCACCCAGGTGACATTGGGTTGATAGGTAACGGTCAGGGTTTCATTGCCACCGCTAATGCGCCCATGCCATTCCTGGGCCAAAGGAGCAAGACGGGCTAAACCCCTCGCCCGACGGCGGACTACCCTAGTGCCCATTTCCACCAACTGCTGGTCCCAGAGAGACAAAGAAGCTGTCGACTCTTCCCCCAAAGCTAGTCCCGTTTCCCATTGTTGTCGTAGGCTTTTTAGTAGAGCATTTCTTTGCTTAACAATGTGCTGGTACTGCCCCAACAGATGGGCATAGAGGGGTTCTAGCTGGGTTAACAAAGTATCTAGCCATTGACGGCGACAATCGGGCGCTCCCCGGACTAAATCCAAATCTAAACAGGAAAATTCCACCGCATTTAAACAGCCTAAAAAATCCAACTGACGACGACATTGATTTTGGTTAATGCGTAGGTTGCGCCGCCCCGATCGCCGTAGGTCAATTTCTAACTCCGCCACACTGTATTGCCTTTCCAGTAGGGCTTTAATTTGCCCATTGGCCGCCCCGTCTAGCACCAATTCCTGATCCCGACTAGTGCGATGGCTTTTGAGCGTTGCCAACAGTTCCACCGCTTCCAATAAGTTAGATTTCCCCTGGGCATTATTGCCCACCAAAATGGTTTTTTGAGCAGAAAATTCCACCTCTTCTTCGAGGTAATTGCGAAAGGCCCGTAAATAGAGTTTTTTCAGGTACATTTTCCAACTAAACGGGGCAAAAATTGGCAATATTTTCTAGCTTAGGAAGCAAACTGTTGGGCGTGGAAACGAGCATAACGACCTTGGTGGGCCATTAACTCCTGATGGCTACCCATTTCGACAATTTCTCCCCTTTCCAACACCACAATGCGGGTGGCTTTACGCACGGTGGCTAAACGGTGGGCAATGACAAACACAGTTCTTTCTTGGACAATGCGCTCCAAGGCTTCCTGCACCAAAGCTTCCGACTCCGAATCAAGGGCAGAAGTCGCTTCGTCCAAGATTAAAATGCTGGGATTTCTTAAAACCGCCCTAGCAATGGCAATGCGCTGACGTTGGCCGCCCGAAAGGGTAACCCCCCGTTCCCCCACATAGGTATAATACCCTTGACTTAATTCAGTGATAAATTGGTGGGCATTGGCAATGCGGGCCGCCTCCTCAATCGCTGCCAAATCTAAATCAGTTTTGCCGAACGCAATATTTTGGGCGATCGTGCCGGAAAAAAGGATATTTTCTTGGGGCACAATGGCAATTTGTTCTCGCAAACTTTTCAACGTAATGCTATCAATGGCATGGCCGTCAATACGTAAACAGCCGCCAGTCACGTTATGGAGTCGCATTAACAAGTTTACCAGGGTACTTTTGCCCGCCCCCGAAGCCCCCACCAAAGCGATCATTTCCCCCGGCTGGGCTTGTAAATTAATCCCTTTTAAGACCAGTTTATCTTCTAGATAGGCAAAGTCCACATGGTCATAATCCACCGCTCCTTGGAGATGGTCAATGGCGATCGCCGTGGGGCTATCTTCCACCGAAGGTTGCAGGTCGAAAATTTCAAAAATGCGGTCAACGGAGGCTTCTCCCTGTTTGAACAAATTGTAATTGCTGGTGATGTGACTAATGGGGTCAATCAACATTGCTACCCCGGTGACGTAGCTAATAAATTCAATGCCAGTTAAATTACCGAGGGAAATTTGCCAAGCCGCCAGGCAAAATAAAACCACCACTCCCATAGCTTCTAAAAAACCCACTACGACAAACTGTAACGCCTTCATCCGTTCGGCCAAAAACTGCGATCGCCGATGTTGTTGGGCCTCTTCCCGGAATAAATCTAACTGATAATCTTCTGCGGCAAAGGCTTTAACTAAACGGATGGCTCCCAACGTTTCCGTCAACAAAGAAGACAGATTAGAAATCCGAGTCTGGCTACGGCGACTAAACTTTAATAACTGTTCTCCAAAAAAGCCAATTAGCACCGCCATTAAGGGAGCAATTACCAATACCGCACAGGTCAGGGCCCAGTTGAGATAGAACATGTAACCAAACACCACCACCAGTTGCAACGCCGAAGGGACAAAATCGTGGAATAACTTATTCACCACTTCCCCAATGCGGTCAATATCCTCCGTCAGCCGGTAGGACAAATCCCCCGTTTTTGCTTCTTCAAAATAGCTCAGGCTTAGTCGTTGCAGATGGGCATAGGTCTGTTCCCGCAGAGTTAATGCCATATTGAGGGCAGCCTTGGCCATGAGGGTATCCTGCCCATACTGGGCCATGCCCCGCACCAGAAAAATCCCCGCTGCGACCCCCGCCATGATTAAAATGGAGCGCACATCCCCTGCACCGATATATTTGGCCATGCGCCCCACCAACCAGGCTAGAATGGGCCAAAAAACAGTGAATAGCAGAGTACAGAGGAAAGCCAGCCCAATAGTCCGCCGATGGGGACGAATATAGGGGATTAACAGCCAGTAGCGGGATTTAAGGGAAGATTTTTTCTGCAAAGGACTAAATTACGTCGGGAAAAGAACCCCGTTGATTCTACCAAAATGTTACTGTTCCAGGGGGTGGGGAATGGGAACTCCATTGGGATGATGCTTCCTGTTCTCGCCCTGTTACTGGGTCCCTAATTATTCCCTATCCTTTGGACACCGGGGGTAATGCACCGGAATAAATCAGTCCTTTTTGGGCATCGATGGTGACAATGGCTCCATCTCGAATCTTTTGGGTAGCGCCTTTAAAACCCACAATGACCGGCACCCCCAGCCGCAAACCAATAATGGCCGCATGGCTAGTCAGGCTTTCTTCTTCGGTGATAATGCCCGCCGCCCGTCGCATCATGTCCACACAATCAGCGTTGGTAGAGGGAACTACTAAAATTTCTCCCTGGGTAAATTGGGCGATCGCCTGGGGACGACTGGCAACCCTGGCCCGGCCACTTACAGCTCCTTGGCCAATACCTACACCCCGACCAAGAATGGCCTTGACCACTTCCACTTTGATTAAATCCGTCGAACCGGCAACTCCCTGCAATGTCCCGGCGGTCATCACCACCAAATCTCCATCCCGGAGAAAATGGTTTTCCTGGGCCACGTTAATGGCGGCTTGGAACGTTTGGCTGGTGGAAGGTAAATCCAATACCAACAGGGGCTTAACTCCCCACACCAACTGCAACTGACGGGACACATCCACATGGGGCGTAACGGCCAGAATGGGGGTTTTGGGGCGGAACTTTGACACATGGCGGGCGGTGGATCCGGTCTTAGTCAAAGACATAATAGCCGCCGCGTTGAGGGTTTCCGCAATCTGGCTAACGGCGCTGGAAATAGCATTGGGAATAGAAGTGCGACTGGCTTCCGCTTGGGAAGGATTGATATCTTCCTGTTCAATGCGCTCCGCAATTTTGGCCATAATAGCCACTGCTTCCACGGGAAATTTACCGATCGCCGTTTCGTTGGAGAGCATCACCGCATCGGTACCATCGAGGATGGCATTGGCCACGTCGGACACTTCAGCCCTAGTAGGTCGGGGGCTGTTGACCATACTGTCCAACATTTGGGTAGCAGTAATGACAGGAATGCCCAACCGGTTAGCAGTGGCAATGAGTTTCTTTTGCAAAATAGGTACATCTTCTGCGGGTAGTTCTACCCCCAAGTCCCCCCGGGCCACCATGACACCGTCACATTTTTCCAGCACCGCCTGCATATCCTTAATCGCTTCGTGCTTCTCAATTTTGGCGATTACCGGCACGGATTTCCCTGCCGCCGCAATTAACCCCTTAATCTCATCAATATCCTGGGGATTACGAACAAAACTCAGGGCCACCCAGTCCACCCCTTGGTCCAGCCCGAACATCAAATCTTCCTTATCTTTATCGGTCATGGCCTTAACGGAAAGGCAGACCCCGGGAAAATTAACCCCTTTATTGCTGGAAAGGGTTCCCCCCACAATCACCCGACAGTGGAGATCCCGGGCAACAGTGTCCACTTCCTCCACCAACATTTCCAGTTTGCCGTCGTCGAGCAAAATTCTTGCCCCAGAAGGTACTTCGTCGGCTAAATATTCGTAGCTAATGGAACTAATGGTTTCCGTACATTCCACCGGGCGACTGGTGAGGGTATAGGGATCACCGTTTTTGAGTTGCACAGAGCCGGCATCATTGAGAAATTTGCCCACCCGAATCTTTGGCCCCTGTAAATCCTGGAGAATGCCCACTGGTTGGTTCAGTTCAAAGGCAATCTGGCGAATCAAACGGATACTTTGTTGGTGGTAAGCGTGGTCTCCGTGGGAAAAATTGAGGCGGAAAGTGGTAGCACCGGCTTGGATCAGTTGTCTCAGCACTTCCTTGCTTTGGGTCGCGGGGCCAATGGTAGCGACGATTTTGGTACGACGGGGAAGGGGAGACGTTTGCATAATGGGCTGAAATTAGGGGCAGTTAAATATAATAGTTAAGGCCGTCTGCTTTTAAGCGGTGTTAGGGAAATATTCTCATTATCCGCCACGATCGCCGTTTCAGTTGCATCGGCTTACAGGGCCAACGATGGTAGGCTGGGCTTTGGGCAATTTTTCCCAATAGTCTGCACAGTTTGATGGGTTTGCTATGAATGCTTCCGCTCAGTTGACGTTGTTAAAGGATTACAGTCGTTTAGAAATCCGTATTCCCCAGAATGACCAGGAAAGGGAAGATTTACGCCAAGCCATTGTCTGGATTTGTGGCCAGAGTGAAGCGGAAAATTTTGGCATTTGTGCCGACGACCAAGCTAGTGCGGAAAATGCTTTGGGGCAATATCTACAGGGGTTGGATTACGGAGAGGCGATCGCCATGGAACCAGGTAAAACCATTGAAGGGCCAGTGTATTTGAAATGCCAGAGCCAATCCCTGCGCTTTTATCTCGACAGTTATGACGGGGATTATCGGGGAGTATTAATTTCCTGTCAGGCGGAGGATGATACCTTAGCGGGAACCTACGGTTATTTTCCGCTGGATTTGTTTGCCGGTTGAGCTGAATTTAGGAACCCTGGCAAAACTCCCATCCCCAAGAATTTGTTTGAAAAGTTTTATTTTGCTCCCTAAATTTCCTCGCTAAGAGCATGTTTGGAAAGTTGAGTTTTGGCTGTTTAATCCCCCCTAGCCCCCCTTGGGAAGGGGGGAATTGTCGCAAAAGTCCCCTTTTTTAAAGGGGATTTAGGGGGATAAATACCTAGCCTTGCACTTTTCAAACACTTTCTAAAGCTCCGGCAATACTGGGGGAATTTTACTTAACTTCCCCCCAAACTTGGGGGCCAGGGGGGCTTTTGAAACACGCTCTAAAGGTGAGTTACCGAGTCCACTTTCCCGTCATTGTTGAAACTGTTCCTCACTTTTCTCGCTGGGGAGGGAAGCCCTAATCAAATAAACGGAAATAGGGATAGCGCTTGGGAATACCCTTTTCCTTTTCCAGATCAAAGTTAATTACCTGCCAACAATCGTCCGCTGTACCTGGGGCACTGAATTCCACTGGTAAACCGTAAAGACGAGGCAGAGGACTATCCTTATCTTCGGGATTGCGCCAGCTACCTTGCCGTTGCAGATAAACGCTGACTAGATCGTAGTAACGGTGGGCGATGATGACCTTGGTGGCCCGGTAACCTTCCGTGTAGAGCCGGTCCAAGGCTTCGTGAATTTCAAAGCGGATACCGTCGGGGTGGGTGTGTTGCCGGTACCATTCCCCCTGCCATAGCCGCCAGTGGCGACCCGATTGCAAATGGACTAAATCCTCTGTGTCGGGGTTAACTTCAAAGGCTCCATGGCGATTACAAAGGTAAGTGTCCGTCAGGGTCAAGGCCGGAATAGTTTGCCGACAGTGGGGGCACTGGATTTCTGGGCCGAAAAGGGGATACTGTAAACCGAGATTTTGCATGGAAAACCGTTGAAATGGGCGGTTAAAGCAGAGGCCCCCACATTATAACCAAGGGATCTTTTCCTGGGTTTCTGGCTTAAACTGAGGCTGACCATCATTTTTTTCCCCCGGCGATCGCCTATGTTAGACGCCCTCGACCTTTCCCTTAATCTGGACAAACAGAGTTACAAGGAACAGTTGGAAGATTTAATGCAACAGTTGCGGAGTCTACAACAGTCCTGTTGGGAAGAAAAAATTCCGGTGATTATTGTTTTGGAAGGTTGGGCCGCCGCCGGTAAGGGTACATTGCTGAAGAAAATTGTTAACTATATGGACCCGAGGGGATTTTCCGTTAATCCCATCTTTGCGGCCAATGAACAGGAGAGGATGTATCCCTTTCTTTGGCGTTTTTGGCAAAAGCTTCCCCCCAAGGGGAGTTTGGGCTTTTTCTATCATAGTTGGTACACCAATTGTCTAGAGGAGCGGTTATTTGGTCGTATTCCTGCCGTCCAGGCTCCCTTAGTAATGCGGGATATCAACGCTTTTGAGCGTCAGTTAGTGGAAGACGGAGCGGCGATCGCCAAATTTTGGGTACATATCAGTCAAAAAGAATTAAAAAAACGTCTGAAAAAGTACGAAGCTGACGAGCTAGAAATGTGGCGGGTGCGGCCAGAAGATTGGCAACAGGAAAAACGCTACCAGGAATACTCCAGTCTAGTGGAGGAAATGCTCACCTACACCAGCACTGGCTATGGTCCCTGGACTCTGGTGGAAGGGGATTGTGAACGGTGGTCCAGGGTAAAAGTACTTTCCCAACTGGTGGCGGTAATCGTCCAAGCCCTAGACCAAAAACGGGCCAAGGCCAACGCCAAAATTGAACCCATCCCTCCCCAAAAAGAATTGCTCCCCACTGAGCCCAATTTCCTGGCCAAGGTGGATTTGAGTGTGCAACTGAGCAAGGATGACTATCGGCAACGGTTGCGGGACAGCCAGATTGAATTGCGTAAACTACAGGCGAAGATTTACCAAGAAAAAGTGCCAGTAATTGCCCTGTTTGAAGGTTGGGATGCCGCCGGAAAGGGAGGAGCGATCAAACGTTTAACCGACACCTTGGACCCCCGCAGTTACCAGGTCAACACCTTTGCCGCCCCCACGGAGGAAGAAGCCCAATTCCATTACCTCTGGCGCTTTTGGCGTCGTATTCCCCCCGGCGGGAAAATCAGTATTTTTGACCGCAGTTGGTACGGTCGGGTGATGGTGGAAAGAGTAGAAGGTTTTGCGAGGGAAAAGGAATGGTTACGGGCTTACCGGGAAATCAATGAGTTGGAGGCGGAATTGACAGCGGAAGGCTATGTGGTGGTGAAATTTTTCCTCCATATCAGCCCCGAAGAACAATTGGCCCGGTTTGAAGAACGGCAAAACAATCCCTTCAAGCAATATAAACTCACGGATGAAGACTGGCGCAATCGGGAGAAATGGCCTCTCTATGACGTTGCCGTGAATCAGATGATTGCCCGCACCAACACCCCCGTCGCTCCCTGGACAGTGGTGCCTGCCAACGATAAATATTTCGCTCGGGTCCAAGTGATTCAAACGGTGGTAGATGCAGTGAAAATGGAACTCAAACGCCGGGGCAAGGATTAACCTCTCCTGGCACCTCTGCCCACCGTGATAAAATGCCCTTTAATTTGATCCAGACCCCTAACCCCATATTGCCGTGGTTCTAGCATCTTCCCGTCCCCCTTCCCCCACCAATTCCCCGGCCGATCGCCAGGGGACTTTGCAAGCCTGGTTAACAGGTCTCAGTCAGCGCATTATTGACGGCGATCGCCTAACCCGGGAAGAAGCATTACAGTTGGCGGCGATCGAGGGGGAAGAGAATATTCTTTTGCTCTGTGAAGCAGCCAATCGCATTCGGGAAGCCTGCTGTGGCAATGTGGTGGATCTGTGTAGCATCATCAATGTTAAATCCGGTAACTGCTCGGAAAACTGCGGCTTTTGCTCCCAGTCTAGTCACCATCCCGACCCCAATTCCCCCATTTACGGTCTGAAAACGGAAGCAGAAATTTTAGAACAGGCCAGGGCGGCAGCGGCGGCGGGAGCTAAACGCTTTTGCTTAGTTAGTCAGGGTCGGGGCCCCAAATACCATAGCCCCAAGGATCGAGAATTTGAGCAGATCCTGGCCACAGTGCGGCAAATTATCCAGGAAACCAACATCAAGCCCTGTTGCGCGTTGGGGGAAGTGACCCCGGAACAGGCCCAGCAATTGAAGGAAGCTGGGGTGACTCGTTATAACCATAACTTGGAAGCATCCGCTACCTATTACGACAAAATTGTCAGCACCCACACCTGGCAAGACCGGGTAGATACGGTGAAAAACCTTAAGGCAGCGGGCATTCAAGCTTGCACTGGCGGCATTTTAGGCATGGGAGAAACCTGGGAAGACCGCATTGATCTAGCTTTGGCTCTGCGGGAACTGGAAGTGGAATCCGTGCCCCTGAATCTACTCAATCCCCGCCCCGGTACTCCTTTGGGGGAACAACAAAAGTTAAATCCCTACGATGCCCTCAAGGCGATCGCCATTTTCCGGTTTATTTTGCCCCAACAAATTATTCGCTATGCTGGGGGCCGGGAAGCGGTGATGGGAGAATTACAGGATTTAGGGCTAAAAGCGGGCATTAACGCTATGCTAGTGGGCCATTATTTAACTACCCTGGGCCAGCCTCCCGAACGGGATCAAAAATTATTGGCATCCCTTGGCCTCGAAGGGGGAGAGGCCCCTATCCCCGGTGAATACCAATCCTGAACCTGACCTGGACCTTGTGACGGAGGAGATTGAACTCCCCAAGCCTTCCCTGCTAGCAGAAGTCCTGTTGGCGATCGCCGGACTGCTGTTGACTGTTTTCTGTACGTTCGTGCAGGTATTTGCCACCAATCCCCCTTGGCAATGGTGGGAGGATGGCATTTATTCCAATCCCCTGGGCACAACCTACCAGGTGGGGGCCGTATTGCTCACCGCCTGTTTGGGAGGGGCTAGAGCCGGGGCGATCGCCCAGTTAGGTTACATTATGCTGGGCCTAGCTTGGTTGCCAATTTTTGCCCATGGCGGCGGCTGGGACTACTGGCAACAGCCCACCTTTGGCTACCTATTAGGTTTCATTCCGGGAGCTTGGGTCTGTGGTTGGTTAGCCTACCGTTCCCAAACCAAAATTGAAACCCTGGCCCTAGGTTGCCTAGTCGGTTTGGGAGTCATCCACGGTGCGGGTATAGTTTATCTAGGCATGATGGCTGTGTTGAAACTGGGTAATCCCCCCATTCTGTCCCTGGCAGACCTGCCCCAAGCTTTGCTGACTTTTTCCCTCATGGCATTGCCCGGCCAGATTATTCTGGTCTGTCTGACTGCTGTGCTGGCCTACTTTTTGCGGAGAATTTTATTCTATTGATGGCCCGGTCTTTTTCCCTCGCTAAAAACCCCCTCTTCTGGCAAGTGGCGATCGCCGGCATTATCCTGGATCAGCTCAGTAAACTTTGGGTGAGTCAGGCCATGGACCCCGTGGGCACCACTTGGCCGTTGTGGTCTGGAGTGTTCCATTTCACCTATGTGCTCAATACCGGGGCAGCGTTCAGTGCTTTTCGGGGCGGGGCTGGCTGGTTAAAATGGCTTTCCCTCGCAGTAAGCGTCGGCCTAATTATCTTTGCCGGCAAAGTTCCCCTCCGCAAGTTAGAACAGTTGGGTTACGGTTGCATTCTAGCGGGGGCGGTGGGCAATGGCATTGACCGTTTTTTATTCGGTCATGTAATCGACTTTTTGGATTTTCGCCTGATTAATTTCCCCATTTTCAACCTGGCCGATGTTTCCATTAACATTGGCATTGCCGCCCTGCTCTGGGCCAGTTTTTTCCCAGTTTCTTCCCGCAAGGTTGATTAAAACTTAAAGCAACTGCCAGAGACGACCGCCTATAAATCAGTGGTTTGAGTCTCAATGAAGATTAGCGTTAGGATCGAAAGGATGGGAGTCTTAACTTTCCTGCTGGATTCCCATGAGTTACATCAGCCCTTTCAGAATGAAATACATAAACTTATACAAGTCAAGCTTTATGATCGAGTTTCTCTAATGTTAAGCCCTTTATAGAGACTTTGATGGATATAAACAGAACCTACCGCTGGAAGCAGTAAATCTGCATCTTCACAACGAAACCTAGCAGTTCCGGCATTACCAAGCCTAACACCAATGATTGATGCATCAAAGAGACGCATCATTAGCTCTCGTGAACTGTATTTTTCGCAGAGACTTTTAGCCTTCTCTTCAAGAAGAGCGAGAAATTCATCGACGGAATCATAACGATGTTGCGTTTGTCGCAACGATTCGACAAGATCACCGAAGTAAGGGAAAAGACGACGATATTCTTGCTTAAGATCTTCCACCTTCCAGCTACTGTATCGTTCTTCAGATTCCCTAATAGTATCTTTAGACACTTCTATTGCATCACTAGCTGATCTTTTCTGGCACTCTTGAAGAAACTGAATTACTTCTCGTGGCCTCAAGAAAGTGCGTTTTACTATGTAATTAAAAGGTGCAATACCACCACGCATATCTCCCTCCTCAAATATCTCATCAACAGATATATTATTAGGAAGTCGAGCATTGATCATATCTTTTAAAAGTTCTGGACTCCAAATTATTTCTTCTTCGATTGCTCTATGCTTATCTTTGTCATCAAATTGAAGACCTTGATAAATATCTGACCGAAGAAAAGTAATCACATGAATACCTTTTCCTGTAGCCAATGAATATTTATCATTTATTTCTTTAGTTGCTTTAAGAAGTCCAATCATTAAACTTTTTGATACCTCTGAACCATCCCATGAGTCATCGAGGCGATCTATCGCAACTATAACACCAAGGTCATTACATACGGCATTTATCGCGTCGAGGAGCAAATCAATAACTTGAGGCGTTAACATTTGTTGCTGCTTGTCACGTTCGAATCCAATACCAAACCCAAAAGCTTCAAGATTGAATGCGTTCAAGCCTTTTAGTAATGTCCTTACAGTATTTGTTGGTGTTGGTGCATTCTCGCCAAAGTTATTTGTAACAAATTTACAGATACGATCTAATGCCTTCCGAGCATTTTCGTCAAGCCTTTCAGGAGACACGTCTAACAAGACTGCTGAGGCATCAACTGCAATAGTAAATTTCCAAGCATTAGTATGAGCCTGTTCTAAAAGTAAGCCTTGCTCTTGGTAATCTTTCATTGCCCCCCAAGCATATTGATCTGGTGTCATTAAGCTTACTCGAACACTTTCTTTGTAGCGTTCCGTAGCCAATCGCAAGAGTTGAGTAAAGATTGCAGACTTTCCAGCTCCCTTTCGACCAAGAAAATGGGCACTACGAAAACGAAGAGATTGGTCTACCTGTGGTGTACTAATGAAGTAGTCCGCTAACCTCCGGTCAGCTTCTGCATCAACTGTGCCAAAATCTAAATCTTTAATAGTAAGACCTTTATCGGATAATTTCATATTGATTTCACTGAAAAATTGAAGAATTTACTGTCTTTGTAAGTGGTGCCCGCCGCATAACGCCAAGAGTCAGAAGCAGGTCGAAGTCTATGAAAAGACAGATCGCGGCTGCTCTCGTCTTCTACATCTTGATATTAGCTCTAGTCCGCGGCCCTTGAATAATAAAAGCGATCTTCAATTGGAAGAACCTCACTCCCGTCGCTGAGCGTCATTTTACGATCAGTGCAGACTCGCATAAAGTGAATGCCAAATAAGGTGAGTGAGACATGAGCCTTAAAGCTCCTATTTCCATCTTGCATATACCATATACTAATCCTTGCTTCTTCATCGACCGGAGTGTCATCGTATTTATGGATTATCAAGAGGCCCAGACGCTCCAAGTTGTTCAGTGCAACGCTTATCTGAACTATATTATATTTACGGGAGTCATTAGCATATGTGAATTCATCCGGTTTTGCCATTACTCTTAAGTGCAGAAGATATAGGACGTTCAACAGTTCAGCATCGACAATATCAACTTGTTTTAAGACTTCTACAAAAGACTTTGTTGAGTTAGTGCGATCAGATTCTGTTAAAGCAGAGGCAAGTAGGTTTGCCCAGAGGGTTTGCAGGTTTTCATCATCTTCGGAAAGTGCTGCACCCAGAAGTGGAAGACCAATCCGCAGAGGAAGACTAGAGATTTCTGGATTGCCCCGTTCAATTAATATGCGATCCAACTTGTCGCGCAAATGAAGGGCATTGCTAATTTTCCAGTGTTCTGTGTATTGCTTGACAATGTCGCCCAGATCCTGAATCGCCGGACCTATAA
The genomic region above belongs to Synechocystis sp. PCC 6803 substr. PCC-P and contains:
- a CDS encoding TIGR02652 family protein — translated: MQNLGLQYPLFGPEIQCPHCRQTIPALTLTDTYLCNRHGAFEVNPDTEDLVHLQSGRHWRLWQGEWYRQHTHPDGIRFEIHEALDRLYTEGYRATKVIIAHRYYDLVSVYLQRQGSWRNPEDKDSPLPRLYGLPVEFSAPGTADDCWQVINFDLEKEKGIPKRYPYFRLFD
- the recF gene encoding DNA replication/repair protein RecF, producing MYLKKLYLRAFRNYLEEEVEFSAQKTILVGNNAQGKSNLLEAVELLATLKSHRTSRDQELVLDGAANGQIKALLERQYSVAELEIDLRRSGRRNLRINQNQCRRQLDFLGCLNAVEFSCLDLDLVRGAPDCRRQWLDTLLTQLEPLYAHLLGQYQHIVKQRNALLKSLRQQWETGLALGEESTASLSLWDQQLVEMGTRVVRRRARGLARLAPLAQEWHGRISGGNETLTVTYQPNVTWVGDDPEVVHQAFLEKLAQRRSAELHLGTTVVGPHRDEVGFVLDDTPARTYGSQGQQRTLVLALKLAELSLIETVIGEPPLLLLDDVLAELDLDRQGQLLMAIEDRFQTLITTTHLSRFDDRWRRSAQILKVNAGQLEERWPSEID
- a CDS encoding ABC transporter ATP-binding protein, with amino-acid sequence MGRMAKYIGAGDVRSILIMAGVAAGIFLVRGMAQYGQDTLMAKAALNMALTLREQTYAHLQRLSLSYFEEAKTGDLSYRLTEDIDRIGEVVNKLFHDFVPSALQLVVVFGYMFYLNWALTCAVLVIAPLMAVLIGFFGEQLLKFSRRSQTRISNLSSLLTETLGAIRLVKAFAAEDYQLDLFREEAQQHRRSQFLAERMKALQFVVVGFLEAMGVVVLFCLAAWQISLGNLTGIEFISYVTGVAMLIDPISHITSNYNLFKQGEASVDRIFEIFDLQPSVEDSPTAIAIDHLQGAVDYDHVDFAYLEDKLVLKGINLQAQPGEMIALVGASGAGKSTLVNLLMRLHNVTGGCLRIDGHAIDSITLKSLREQIAIVPQENILFSGTIAQNIAFGKTDLDLAAIEEAARIANAHQFITELSQGYYTYVGERGVTLSGGQRQRIAIARAVLRNPSILILDEATSALDSESEALVQEALERIVQERTVFVIAHRLATVRKATRIVVLERGEIVEMGSHQELMAHQGRYARFHAQQFAS
- a CDS encoding DUF1824 family protein: MNASAQLTLLKDYSRLEIRIPQNDQEREDLRQAIVWICGQSEAENFGICADDQASAENALGQYLQGLDYGEAIAMEPGKTIEGPVYLKCQSQSLRFYLDSYDGDYRGVLISCQAEDDTLAGTYGYFPLDLFAG
- the pyk gene encoding pyruvate kinase, whose translation is MQTSPLPRRTKIVATIGPATQSKEVLRQLIQAGATTFRLNFSHGDHAYHQQSIRLIRQIAFELNQPVGILQDLQGPKIRVGKFLNDAGSVQLKNGDPYTLTSRPVECTETISSISYEYLADEVPSGARILLDDGKLEMLVEEVDTVARDLHCRVIVGGTLSSNKGVNFPGVCLSVKAMTDKDKEDLMFGLDQGVDWVALSFVRNPQDIDEIKGLIAAAGKSVPVIAKIEKHEAIKDMQAVLEKCDGVMVARGDLGVELPAEDVPILQKKLIATANRLGIPVITATQMLDSMVNSPRPTRAEVSDVANAILDGTDAVMLSNETAIGKFPVEAVAIMAKIAERIEQEDINPSQAEASRTSIPNAISSAVSQIAETLNAAAIMSLTKTGSTARHVSKFRPKTPILAVTPHVDVSRQLQLVWGVKPLLVLDLPSTSQTFQAAINVAQENHFLRDGDLVVMTAGTLQGVAGSTDLIKVEVVKAILGRGVGIGQGAVSGRARVASRPQAIAQFTQGEILVVPSTNADCVDMMRRAAGIITEEESLTSHAAIIGLRLGVPVIVGFKGATQKIRDGAIVTIDAQKGLIYSGALPPVSKG
- a CDS encoding IS630-like element ISTcSa family transposase — protein: MAYSLDLRQRVVAYIEAGGKITEASKIYKIGKASIYRWLNRVDLSPTKVERRHRKLDWEALKKDVEENPDARLIDRAKKFGVRPSAVYYALKKMKINRKKKELRYRERNREERVKYYRMLRELIKLYGSQAIVYIDESGFEAIQACIYAWSKKGKKVYGDRQGKRGVRENLVAGRRKGKKDLIAPMVFTGSLNAEGFEGWLNLYLLSSLDIPSILIMDNAPIHRKTAIKELAKEAGHEVLFLPKYSPDLNDIEHDFSALKRARMYAPIDTSLDEIIRSYCGV